The following proteins come from a genomic window of Ignavibacteria bacterium:
- a CDS encoding T9SS type A sorting domain-containing protein, with product MATASGTDSFYTDNSITTAGSGPSYAQYRIRARDIEGYNSDYSSPVQIRYGEGIEKRGSNGSDIPNEFHLSQNYPNPFNPSTKIKFGIPYSSFASLKVYDVLGQIVAALFNNTLDAGNYEIELNSIQSELKSGIYYYELRSNDFHEVKKFMLLK from the coding sequence ATCGCAACTGCAAGTGGAACTGATTCTTTCTATACCGATAACAGTATAACCACTGCTGGTTCAGGTCCAAGTTATGCTCAATATAGAATAAGAGCGAGGGATATAGAAGGATATAATTCAGATTATTCATCCCCCGTTCAAATTAGATATGGTGAAGGAATAGAAAAAAGAGGCTCAAATGGTTCTGATATACCAAATGAATTTCACCTGTCACAAAACTATCCTAATCCATTCAATCCGAGTACAAAAATTAAGTTTGGCATTCCTTACAGTTCATTTGCCTCACTCAAAGTATACGACGTGCTTGGTCAGATTGTAGCTGCTCTTTTTAATAACACTTTGGATGCCGGTAATTATGAAATAGAATTAAATTCTATCCAGTCTGAATTAAAATCGGGAATATATTATTATGAATTGAGGTCAAACGATTTCCATGAAGTTAAAAAATTTATGTTACTTAAGTAA